A genomic stretch from Candidatus Methylomirabilota bacterium includes:
- the glp gene encoding gephyrin-like molybdotransferase Glp, whose protein sequence is MSHDDRGRCPGVGSTGHGHPGFATPVPPRNHRQRLYTSAVLTVEEALAQILARARPLETERVALDAALGRVLAEPVISRREIPPWPNSSMDGYAVRAADTVSAPVTLVVTARITAGVLPARRLQSGEAARIFTGAPLPDGADAVVPQEDVQAEADRIRIARAVAAGTFVRPRGEDVRAGDRVLEPGRLIRAAEVGLLATLGHSPVLVHRRPLVAVLSTGNELADLGAEPTPAQIPNTNTYSLAAQAREAGAEVVNLGVAPDRLEAIEERIGWGRTADILVSSAGVSVGELDLVREALSRSGAELHLWQVSMRPGKPITFGTRGRQLIFGLPGNPVSAMVTFELFVRPALLRLAGYERVSRPRLRARALDPIPNPGHRRGYLRVTLVREGDELWARLTGEQGSGILTSMVQADGLAIVAGDTVVAKGDKLEIIVLRDVS, encoded by the coding sequence GTGAGTCACGACGACAGGGGACGCTGTCCCGGCGTCGGCTCCACCGGGCACGGGCACCCGGGCTTCGCCACGCCCGTGCCCCCACGGAATCACCGGCAGCGGTTGTACACTAGCGCCGTGCTGACCGTGGAGGAGGCCCTCGCTCAGATCCTGGCCCGGGCCCGTCCCCTCGAGACGGAGCGTGTGGCTCTGGACGCGGCGCTCGGCCGTGTGCTCGCCGAGCCCGTCATCTCGCGACGTGAGATTCCACCCTGGCCGAACTCGTCGATGGACGGGTACGCCGTGCGAGCAGCCGACACCGTGAGTGCTCCAGTCACGCTGGTGGTGACAGCCCGGATCACGGCCGGCGTCCTTCCCGCGCGGCGGCTGCAGTCCGGGGAAGCGGCGCGCATCTTCACCGGGGCACCGCTCCCCGACGGCGCCGACGCCGTCGTGCCCCAGGAAGATGTGCAGGCCGAGGCCGATCGCATCCGTATCGCCCGCGCCGTGGCCGCGGGAACGTTCGTCCGTCCCCGTGGCGAGGACGTGCGGGCGGGGGACCGCGTCCTGGAGCCGGGGCGACTGATTCGCGCTGCCGAGGTGGGGCTCCTGGCGACGCTGGGTCACTCGCCGGTCCTCGTCCACCGCCGGCCGCTGGTCGCCGTGCTCTCCACGGGCAACGAGCTGGCCGATCTGGGTGCCGAGCCGACGCCGGCACAGATTCCGAACACCAATACCTATTCGCTGGCTGCGCAGGCACGGGAAGCCGGCGCCGAGGTGGTCAATCTCGGCGTTGCCCCGGATCGGCTCGAGGCGATCGAGGAGCGCATCGGCTGGGGACGGACAGCGGACATCCTCGTCTCCTCGGCCGGCGTGTCGGTCGGCGAGCTGGACCTCGTGCGCGAGGCCTTGAGCCGCTCGGGGGCCGAGCTGCACCTGTGGCAGGTCTCCATGCGGCCCGGCAAACCGATCACGTTCGGGACACGTGGTCGTCAGCTGATCTTCGGCTTGCCCGGCAACCCCGTGTCGGCGATGGTGACCTTCGAGCTGTTCGTCCGTCCGGCGCTGCTGCGGCTCGCCGGCTACGAGCGGGTCAGCCGTCCGCGGCTCCGCGCCCGGGCGCTCGATCCGATCCCCAACCCCGGACATCGACGCGGCTACCTGCGCGTCACGCTCGTGCGCGAGGGCGACGAGCTCTGGGCGCGACTGACCGGCGAACAGGGTTCGGGGATCCTGACCTCGATGGTTCAGGCCGACGGACTGGCCATCGTGGCCGGGGACACGGTTGTGGCAAAAGGCGACAAGTTAGAAATCATCGTTTTACGCGATGTTAGCTAG
- a CDS encoding DUF3341 domain-containing protein: protein MAGTERVVGVFAHVDTTVRALEELKAKGYHDVEVYSPAPIHEIEDVLERDRPVSRVRLFTLLGGLVGIASAFILTIWTSVVWGLVTGGKFLQLQPAGGIRGASLPPFFIIAFEMMILFGGVATLIGLVALARLPRFRPSSTFDPRFTNDRFGVAVHCAPERAASVRQILEAAGADEVRA from the coding sequence ATGGCCGGCACTGAGCGCGTCGTCGGCGTCTTTGCCCACGTGGATACCACCGTGCGGGCCCTGGAGGAGCTCAAGGCCAAGGGCTACCACGATGTGGAGGTGTACTCGCCGGCGCCGATTCACGAGATCGAGGACGTGCTCGAGCGCGACCGGCCGGTCAGCCGGGTTCGCCTGTTCACGCTGCTGGGGGGGCTGGTCGGGATCGCGTCGGCCTTCATCCTCACCATCTGGACCTCCGTGGTCTGGGGTCTGGTGACCGGGGGCAAGTTCCTCCAGCTCCAGCCGGCCGGCGGCATCCGGGGCGCCTCGCTACCGCCGTTTTTCATCATCGCCTTCGAGATGATGATCCTCTTCGGCGGTGTGGCGACCCTCATCGGACTGGTGGCCCTGGCCCGGCTGCCCCGCTTTCGCCCGTCGTCGACCTTCGATCCACGGTTCACCAACGACCGCTTCGGGGTGGCCGTGCACTGTGCGCCCGAGCGCGCGGCCTCCGTCCGCCAGATTCTCGAGGCGGCCGGCGCCGACGAGGTGCGGGCGTGA
- a CDS encoding cytochrome c has protein sequence MKYVFMLVLLIVAACGALMVGVIGYRWVHNMTETARVMPGERVFPMPAGVVPRGGALILPREQREEAAKRANPIRPTPASVAIGQTHFATFCVPCHGPAAKGGVTGPVATKFIPPPDLTNPEFQRQRTDGFWHSYIMAGGAVMPAYAEALSSEEAWHLVNYLRSLVAAK, from the coding sequence GTGAAGTACGTCTTCATGCTGGTCTTGCTCATCGTGGCCGCCTGCGGCGCGCTCATGGTGGGCGTCATCGGCTACCGGTGGGTCCACAACATGACGGAGACCGCCCGCGTGATGCCCGGCGAGCGGGTGTTTCCGATGCCGGCCGGCGTGGTGCCGCGGGGGGGCGCGCTGATCCTGCCCCGCGAGCAGCGTGAGGAGGCGGCCAAGCGGGCCAACCCCATCAGGCCCACCCCAGCCTCGGTGGCGATCGGCCAAACGCACTTCGCGACCTTCTGCGTGCCCTGCCACGGCCCGGCGGCCAAAGGCGGAGTGACCGGGCCGGTGGCCACGAAGTTCATTCCGCCTCCGGATCTCACGAACCCGGAGTTTCAGCGCCAGCGCACCGACGGCTTCTGGCACAGCTACATCATGGCCGGCGGCGCCGTGATGCCGGCCTACGCGGAAGCCCTGTCCTCGGAGGAGGCATGGCATCTCGTGAACTACCTGCGTAGCCTGGTGGCCGCCAAATGA
- the nrfD gene encoding NrfD/PsrC family molybdoenzyme membrane anchor subunit, with protein MSTVADREPRPPTFADVTRDVLRTLAPPGNLYFAWMCVVGLILAGGILAWTWQIWIGMGAAGKRTPQMWAMYITSFVFWIGIGHAGTLISAILYLFRARWRTSIFRAAEAMTIFAVMTAGLFPLIHAGRMWFAYYLLPYANQRELWPNFRSPLVWDVFAISTYLSISTIFFIVGLVPDIAALRDASTGWRRRIYGMLSLGWEGSHSQWRHYRRAYGLFAALATPLVLSVHSVVSWDFAMALVPGWHSTLFAPFFVDGAIFSGFAMVLVLMLPMRHFFGLHAYIQDKHLDAMGKLILVTGLVLTYFYICEIFTTLYSGDHFEKASLFWRITETYAWALWLMYFCNCVAPLVLFWRRARLSPTVLYIVSILVLIGMWFERFNIIVPSLGHDFYPYTWGIYVPSPTDTMIVIGSFAWFFILFLGFIRIMPSISIVEVKETLPLPMRGGGHGRH; from the coding sequence ATGAGCACCGTCGCCGACCGCGAGCCCCGGCCGCCGACGTTCGCCGACGTGACCCGGGACGTGCTCCGCACGCTGGCCCCGCCCGGCAACCTGTACTTCGCGTGGATGTGCGTGGTCGGGCTCATCCTGGCCGGCGGCATCCTGGCCTGGACGTGGCAGATCTGGATCGGCATGGGGGCGGCGGGCAAGCGGACGCCCCAGATGTGGGCGATGTACATCACCTCGTTCGTGTTCTGGATCGGTATCGGGCACGCCGGCACGCTCATCTCGGCCATCCTGTACCTGTTCCGGGCCCGCTGGCGCACGTCGATCTTTCGGGCCGCCGAGGCCATGACGATCTTCGCCGTCATGACCGCGGGGCTGTTTCCCCTGATCCACGCGGGGCGAATGTGGTTCGCCTACTACCTGTTGCCGTACGCCAACCAGCGCGAGCTGTGGCCGAACTTCCGCTCGCCCCTGGTATGGGACGTGTTCGCGATCTCGACGTATCTGAGCATCAGCACCATCTTCTTCATCGTGGGCCTTGTCCCCGACATCGCGGCGCTGCGGGACGCCTCCACCGGGTGGCGCCGGCGCATCTACGGCATGCTGTCGCTGGGCTGGGAAGGCTCGCACTCGCAGTGGCGTCACTACCGGCGGGCCTACGGGTTGTTCGCGGCGCTGGCCACACCCCTGGTGCTGTCCGTGCACAGCGTGGTGTCCTGGGACTTCGCGATGGCCCTCGTCCCCGGCTGGCACTCGACCTTGTTCGCGCCCTTCTTCGTGGACGGCGCCATCTTCTCGGGCTTCGCCATGGTGCTGGTGCTCATGCTGCCCATGCGGCACTTCTTCGGGCTACACGCCTACATCCAGGACAAGCATCTGGATGCCATGGGCAAGCTCATCCTGGTCACCGGGCTGGTCCTGACGTACTTCTACATCTGTGAGATCTTCACCACGCTGTACAGCGGCGATCATTTCGAGAAGGCCTCGCTCTTCTGGCGGATCACCGAGACCTATGCCTGGGCCCTGTGGTTGATGTACTTCTGCAACTGCGTGGCGCCGCTCGTCCTGTTCTGGCGGCGGGCCCGGCTGAGCCCGACCGTGCTCTACATCGTCTCCATCCTCGTGCTCATCGGCATGTGGTTCGAGCGCTTCAACATCATCGTTCCCTCACTCGGCCACGACTTCTATCCCTATACGTGGGGCATCTACGTGCCGTCGCCCACGGATACCATGATCGTCATCGGGAGCTTCGCCTGGTTCTTCATCCTCTTCCTCGGCTTCATCAGGATCATGCCGTCGATCTCGATCGTGGAGGTGAAGGAGACGCTGCCGCTGCCGATGAGGGGAGGCGGTCATGGCCGGCACTGA